A portion of the Mus pahari chromosome 17, PAHARI_EIJ_v1.1, whole genome shotgun sequence genome contains these proteins:
- the Acr gene encoding acrosin isoform X1 yields the protein MVEMLPTVAVLVLAVSVVAKDNTTCDGPCGLRFRQNPQAGIRIVGGQTAQLGAWPWMVSLQIFTSHNSRRYHACGGSLLNSHWVLTAAHCFDNKKKVYDWRLVFGAQEIEYGRNKPVKEPQQERYVQKIVIHEKYNAVTEGNDIALLKITPPVTCGNFIGPCCLPHFKAGPPQVPHTCYVTGWGYIKEKAPRPSPVLMEARVDLIDLDLCNSTLWYNGRVTSTNVCAGYPEGKIDTCQGDSGGPLMCRDNVDSPFVVVGITSWGVGCARAKRPGVYTATWEYLDWIASKIGPNALHLIQPATPHPPTTRQPMVSFHPPSLRPPWYFQHLPPRPLHLRPLRPLLHRPSSAQTSSSLIPLLSLPTSAQPASFTVATQHTRHRTTLSFARRLQRLIEALKMRTYPMKHPPQYSGPMHYHHHRFSTFEPLSNKPSEPFLRS from the exons ATGGTAGAGATGCTGCCAACTGTCGCTGTGCTGGTCTTGGCAGTGTCCGTGGTTGCCAAGGATAACACCACGTGTGA TGGCCCCTGTGGGTTACGATTCAGGCAGAATCCACAAGCAGGTATCCGGATTGTCGGCGGGCAGACCGCGCAGCTTGGGGCCTGGCCCTGGATGGTCAGCTTACAGATCTTCACGTCCCATAACAGCCGCAGGTACCACGCCTGTGGAGGCAGCCTCCTGAACTCCCACTGGGTGCTCACAGCTGCCCACTGCTTCGATAACAAAAA AAAAGTCTATGACTGGAGATTGGTTTTCGGAGCACAAGAAATCGAGTATGGAAGAAATAAGCCAGTGAAAGAGCCCCAGCAGGAGAGATACGTGCAGAAGATTGTCATCCACGAGAAATACAACGCTGTGACGGAAGGGAATGACATTGCGCTCTTGAAGATCACTCCTCCTGTGACGTGCGGGAACTTCATTGGGCCCTGCTGCCTACCTCATTTTAAGGCTGGTCCTCCCCAAGTCCCTCACACCTGCTACGTGACTGGGTGGGGATACATAAAAGAGAAGG CCCCCAGACCATCACCTGTCCTGATGGAGGCACGTGTGGATCTCATTGACCTCGACCTGTGTAACTCAACCCTGTGGTACAATGGGCGTGTCACATCAACTAATGTGTGTGCAGGGTATCCTGAAGGCAAGATTGACACCTGCCAG GGGGACAGTGGTGGGCCTCTCATGTGCAGAGACAACGTCGACAGCCCCTTTGTGGTCGTGGGGATCACGAGCTGGGGGGTAGGCTGTGCCCGTGCTAAGCGTCCCGGAGTCTACACAGCCACCTGGGAGTACCTAGACTGGATTGCCTCCAAGATCGGCCCTAACGCCTTGCACTTGATTCAGCCAGCCACCCCTCACCCACCGACTACCCGCCAACCGATGGTCTCTTTCCACCCTCCTTCTCTTCGCCCTCCTTGGTATTTCCAACACCTGCCTCCTCGACCACTTCACCTTCGACCGCTGCGGCCTCTGCTCCATCGGCCATCTTCAGCCCAAACCTCCTCATCACTCATACCCCTCCTCTCGCTCCCAACCTCAGCCCAACCTGCATCCTTTACTGTTGCTACACAACACACGAGGCACCGCACAACGCTGTCTTTTGCTCGGCGTCTTCAGCGTCTCATAGAGGCCCTGAAGATGAGAACTTACCCTATGAAACATCCCCCCCAGTACAGTGGGCCaatgcactaccaccaccaccgctTCTCCACGTTTGAGCCCCTTTCCAACAAACCCAGCGAGCCCTTCCTCCGTTCCTGA
- the Acr gene encoding acrosin isoform X4, protein MVEMLPTVAVLVLAVSVVAKDNTTCDGPCGLRFRQNPQAGIRIVGGQTAQLGAWPWMVSLQIFTSHNSRRYHACGGSLLNSHWVLTAAHCFDNKKKVYDWRLVFGAQEIEYGRNKPVKEPQQERYVQKIVIHEKYNAVTEGNDIALLKITPPVTCGNFIGPCCLPHFKAGPPQVPHTCYVTGWGYIKEKAPRPSPVLMEARVDLIDLDLCNSTLWYNGRVTSTNVCAGYPEGKIDTCQWWASHVQRQRRQPLCGRGDHELGGRLCPC, encoded by the exons ATGGTAGAGATGCTGCCAACTGTCGCTGTGCTGGTCTTGGCAGTGTCCGTGGTTGCCAAGGATAACACCACGTGTGA TGGCCCCTGTGGGTTACGATTCAGGCAGAATCCACAAGCAGGTATCCGGATTGTCGGCGGGCAGACCGCGCAGCTTGGGGCCTGGCCCTGGATGGTCAGCTTACAGATCTTCACGTCCCATAACAGCCGCAGGTACCACGCCTGTGGAGGCAGCCTCCTGAACTCCCACTGGGTGCTCACAGCTGCCCACTGCTTCGATAACAAAAA AAAAGTCTATGACTGGAGATTGGTTTTCGGAGCACAAGAAATCGAGTATGGAAGAAATAAGCCAGTGAAAGAGCCCCAGCAGGAGAGATACGTGCAGAAGATTGTCATCCACGAGAAATACAACGCTGTGACGGAAGGGAATGACATTGCGCTCTTGAAGATCACTCCTCCTGTGACGTGCGGGAACTTCATTGGGCCCTGCTGCCTACCTCATTTTAAGGCTGGTCCTCCCCAAGTCCCTCACACCTGCTACGTGACTGGGTGGGGATACATAAAAGAGAAGG CCCCCAGACCATCACCTGTCCTGATGGAGGCACGTGTGGATCTCATTGACCTCGACCTGTGTAACTCAACCCTGTGGTACAATGGGCGTGTCACATCAACTAATGTGTGTGCAGGGTATCCTGAAGGCAAGATTGACACCTGCCAG TGGTGGGCCTCTCATGTGCAGAGACAACGTCGACAGCCCCTTTGTGGTCGTGGGGATCACGAGCTGGGGGGTAGGCTGTGCCCGTGCTAA
- the Acr gene encoding acrosin isoform X2 produces MVEMLPTVAVLVLAVSVVAKDNTTCDRRYHACGGSLLNSHWVLTAAHCFDNKKKVYDWRLVFGAQEIEYGRNKPVKEPQQERYVQKIVIHEKYNAVTEGNDIALLKITPPVTCGNFIGPCCLPHFKAGPPQVPHTCYVTGWGYIKEKAPRPSPVLMEARVDLIDLDLCNSTLWYNGRVTSTNVCAGYPEGKIDTCQGDSGGPLMCRDNVDSPFVVVGITSWGVGCARAKRPGVYTATWEYLDWIASKIGPNALHLIQPATPHPPTTRQPMVSFHPPSLRPPWYFQHLPPRPLHLRPLRPLLHRPSSAQTSSSLIPLLSLPTSAQPASFTVATQHTRHRTTLSFARRLQRLIEALKMRTYPMKHPPQYSGPMHYHHHRFSTFEPLSNKPSEPFLRS; encoded by the exons ATGGTAGAGATGCTGCCAACTGTCGCTGTGCTGGTCTTGGCAGTGTCCGTGGTTGCCAAGGATAACACCACGTGTGA CCGCAGGTACCACGCCTGTGGAGGCAGCCTCCTGAACTCCCACTGGGTGCTCACAGCTGCCCACTGCTTCGATAACAAAAA AAAAGTCTATGACTGGAGATTGGTTTTCGGAGCACAAGAAATCGAGTATGGAAGAAATAAGCCAGTGAAAGAGCCCCAGCAGGAGAGATACGTGCAGAAGATTGTCATCCACGAGAAATACAACGCTGTGACGGAAGGGAATGACATTGCGCTCTTGAAGATCACTCCTCCTGTGACGTGCGGGAACTTCATTGGGCCCTGCTGCCTACCTCATTTTAAGGCTGGTCCTCCCCAAGTCCCTCACACCTGCTACGTGACTGGGTGGGGATACATAAAAGAGAAGG CCCCCAGACCATCACCTGTCCTGATGGAGGCACGTGTGGATCTCATTGACCTCGACCTGTGTAACTCAACCCTGTGGTACAATGGGCGTGTCACATCAACTAATGTGTGTGCAGGGTATCCTGAAGGCAAGATTGACACCTGCCAG GGGGACAGTGGTGGGCCTCTCATGTGCAGAGACAACGTCGACAGCCCCTTTGTGGTCGTGGGGATCACGAGCTGGGGGGTAGGCTGTGCCCGTGCTAAGCGTCCCGGAGTCTACACAGCCACCTGGGAGTACCTAGACTGGATTGCCTCCAAGATCGGCCCTAACGCCTTGCACTTGATTCAGCCAGCCACCCCTCACCCACCGACTACCCGCCAACCGATGGTCTCTTTCCACCCTCCTTCTCTTCGCCCTCCTTGGTATTTCCAACACCTGCCTCCTCGACCACTTCACCTTCGACCGCTGCGGCCTCTGCTCCATCGGCCATCTTCAGCCCAAACCTCCTCATCACTCATACCCCTCCTCTCGCTCCCAACCTCAGCCCAACCTGCATCCTTTACTGTTGCTACACAACACACGAGGCACCGCACAACGCTGTCTTTTGCTCGGCGTCTTCAGCGTCTCATAGAGGCCCTGAAGATGAGAACTTACCCTATGAAACATCCCCCCCAGTACAGTGGGCCaatgcactaccaccaccaccgctTCTCCACGTTTGAGCCCCTTTCCAACAAACCCAGCGAGCCCTTCCTCCGTTCCTGA
- the Acr gene encoding acrosin isoform X3, with protein MVSLQIFTSHNSRRYHACGGSLLNSHWVLTAAHCFDNKKKVYDWRLVFGAQEIEYGRNKPVKEPQQERYVQKIVIHEKYNAVTEGNDIALLKITPPVTCGNFIGPCCLPHFKAGPPQVPHTCYVTGWGYIKEKAPRPSPVLMEARVDLIDLDLCNSTLWYNGRVTSTNVCAGYPEGKIDTCQGDSGGPLMCRDNVDSPFVVVGITSWGVGCARAKRPGVYTATWEYLDWIASKIGPNALHLIQPATPHPPTTRQPMVSFHPPSLRPPWYFQHLPPRPLHLRPLRPLLHRPSSAQTSSSLIPLLSLPTSAQPASFTVATQHTRHRTTLSFARRLQRLIEALKMRTYPMKHPPQYSGPMHYHHHRFSTFEPLSNKPSEPFLRS; from the exons ATGGTCAGCTTACAGATCTTCACGTCCCATAACAGCCGCAGGTACCACGCCTGTGGAGGCAGCCTCCTGAACTCCCACTGGGTGCTCACAGCTGCCCACTGCTTCGATAACAAAAA AAAAGTCTATGACTGGAGATTGGTTTTCGGAGCACAAGAAATCGAGTATGGAAGAAATAAGCCAGTGAAAGAGCCCCAGCAGGAGAGATACGTGCAGAAGATTGTCATCCACGAGAAATACAACGCTGTGACGGAAGGGAATGACATTGCGCTCTTGAAGATCACTCCTCCTGTGACGTGCGGGAACTTCATTGGGCCCTGCTGCCTACCTCATTTTAAGGCTGGTCCTCCCCAAGTCCCTCACACCTGCTACGTGACTGGGTGGGGATACATAAAAGAGAAGG CCCCCAGACCATCACCTGTCCTGATGGAGGCACGTGTGGATCTCATTGACCTCGACCTGTGTAACTCAACCCTGTGGTACAATGGGCGTGTCACATCAACTAATGTGTGTGCAGGGTATCCTGAAGGCAAGATTGACACCTGCCAG GGGGACAGTGGTGGGCCTCTCATGTGCAGAGACAACGTCGACAGCCCCTTTGTGGTCGTGGGGATCACGAGCTGGGGGGTAGGCTGTGCCCGTGCTAAGCGTCCCGGAGTCTACACAGCCACCTGGGAGTACCTAGACTGGATTGCCTCCAAGATCGGCCCTAACGCCTTGCACTTGATTCAGCCAGCCACCCCTCACCCACCGACTACCCGCCAACCGATGGTCTCTTTCCACCCTCCTTCTCTTCGCCCTCCTTGGTATTTCCAACACCTGCCTCCTCGACCACTTCACCTTCGACCGCTGCGGCCTCTGCTCCATCGGCCATCTTCAGCCCAAACCTCCTCATCACTCATACCCCTCCTCTCGCTCCCAACCTCAGCCCAACCTGCATCCTTTACTGTTGCTACACAACACACGAGGCACCGCACAACGCTGTCTTTTGCTCGGCGTCTTCAGCGTCTCATAGAGGCCCTGAAGATGAGAACTTACCCTATGAAACATCCCCCCCAGTACAGTGGGCCaatgcactaccaccaccaccgctTCTCCACGTTTGAGCCCCTTTCCAACAAACCCAGCGAGCCCTTCCTCCGTTCCTGA